GGGTTGGATGGACCGCTGGACTGAAAAGTAACCTGTAATTTACCGCTTAATATAGTTAGATGAAGAGGTCAGATATTTATCTGGCCTTTTTTGTCGATGATTTTTGTATAAACTGAATAATATCGTTTTAAGGTCTCAAAGGAGTGAAGCATGCGGCTTATACAGTTATTAAAGAAAGAGTTGGCAAAAGAAGCCAGGGGCTGGGTAGATGAATCACTCATCACCCATGAGCAAGGCCAAGCTATTTTGGCTAAGTATGGTGAGTCATTGGATAATGACGCCAATAAAACCAGCTTTGGTTATTATCTCTTGATGGCATTAGGCAGTCTATTTATCGGACTGGCCCTCATATTAATCATTTCACATAACTGGGATGAGATCCCAAGCTTGGTCAAAACCGGCGCCTTAATCTTACTCACGCTCACCACGAACCTAATAGGCTTACGTTTATATCTGACTAACCGGCATCAAGCCGCAAATATTTGGGTATTTTTTGGGGCCATATCCTATGGCACCAGTATTATGCTGATTGCGCAAATTTACCACCTAGGTGAGCATTATCCAGATGGTATATATTGGTGGGCGTTAGGTGTTTTACCTTTAGTGCTATTAACCCGAAGTCGTTTGCTGTCATTACTGATGCTCGCGCTTGGGACAATCTGGCTGTGCGTAGAGGTAGGTGAAGCATTTTTCCCCGCGAGCTATCCTGTCTTTGTCTTATCTGCCCTGTTCCTTGCTCTGTATTGTCGCTCAACACCCATAATATTTGTCTTTAGTCTGTTTGCTCTGCTGGTTTGGCTTAACTTAGCCTTGGCTTGGCTGATGGGCAGCGGCATGAATTATGAGCCCTTTGGTGACTTGCTGCCATTCTCTCTTGCGCTTGGGCTGGTGTTTAATGGGCTGGCTTGGGCATTGATGCGTACATCGAATCCTACATGGCGAGAGTATGGACTCGTGTTGCATCTTTGGCTCTTAAGAGTTTCAGTGGTGACTCTGCTCATACTCAGTTTTGAAGGTGTTTGGCACGAGTACTCATCTGAAAGTGACATGACTCTGGTATT
This portion of the Shewanella violacea DSS12 genome encodes:
- a CDS encoding DUF2157 domain-containing protein, which translates into the protein MRLIQLLKKELAKEARGWVDESLITHEQGQAILAKYGESLDNDANKTSFGYYLLMALGSLFIGLALILIISHNWDEIPSLVKTGALILLTLTTNLIGLRLYLTNRHQAANIWVFFGAISYGTSIMLIAQIYHLGEHYPDGIYWWALGVLPLVLLTRSRLLSLLMLALGTIWLCVEVGEAFFPASYPVFVLSALFLALYCRSTPIIFVFSLFALLVWLNLALAWLMGSGMNYEPFGDLLPFSLALGLVFNGLAWALMRTSNPTWREYGLVLHLWLLRVSVVTLLILSFEGVWHEYSSESDMTLVLSIAALIMCGVVSWRLSAKNGRYASMPAVLYSICFSICFIAQAYLSSGDMIAAVTINFLLLVLGISLIRRGIEQDETQYFYTGVGVLLATAFVRYFDLIGDYLGGALLFLIAASIMMLAARYWRLRGQTKPGGRADEA